In Cheilinus undulatus linkage group 16, ASM1832078v1, whole genome shotgun sequence, one DNA window encodes the following:
- the zgc:91910 gene encoding zinc finger protein 706 gives MARGQQKIQSQQKNAKKAAEKKKSQGADQKTAAKAALVHTCPVCRTQMPDPKTFKQHFESKHPKSQMPPELADVQA, from the exons ATGGCTCGCGGGCAGCAGAAGATTCAGTCCCAGCAGAAGAACGCCAAAAAggcagcagagaagaagaaaagtcaAGGTGCTGACCAGAAGACTGCAGCCAAGGCTGCTCTGGTTCACACCTGCCCTGTTTGTCGA ACACAAATGCCTGACCCAAAGACGTTCAAGCAGCACTTTGAGAGCAAACACCCCAAATCCCAGATGCCTCCTGAGCTGGCGGATGTTCAGGCTTAA
- the bmp8a gene encoding bone morphogenetic protein 8A: MASDVSYSFSCLCRKMKQQHIQTLSNSRPHRPLLHPKTLLLLPLLLLLVLSLWSQQAEAVVHSSFRRLSGREKKEMQKEILSILGLPGRPRPHPPLRPPSSAPLFMLDLYHAMSADGEDDGNEIIVNGPGMGRFGGAERLSQVSYAALPTLSTHTPPLGTVVSEADTVMSFVNLVEQERDLLQPRPYWKEFRFDLTPLPQGETVTAAEFRIYKTLTVGQRANRTLHISVYEIQRENRHREPELVLLDIQSVPAGQEGWLAFDVTSASNHWLLHPRSNMGIRLYVETEEDRSLSAGWIGLVGRRGPRSKQPFMVTFFRESQIPCRPPRAVKPHPRRKKPKYDLPVPSIHNRSPANNGGQPCKKHELYVSFSDLGWKDWVLAPTGYSAYYCDGECFYPLGSCMNATNHALIQQVVHLLKPDEVPKACCAPTKLSPISVLFYDDNNNVILKKHRNMVVKTCGCL; the protein is encoded by the exons ATGGCCTCAGACGTCTCCTACAGCTTCTCTTGTCTCTGCAGAAAGATGAAACAGCAGCACATTCAGACCCTCTCCAACTCCAGGCCCCATCGGCCTCTCCTCCACCCGAagaccctcctcctcctgccccTGCTGCTCCTGCTCGTCCTCTCCTTGTGGAGCCAGCAGGCCGAGGCTGTGGTCCACTCCAGCTTCAGGAGGCTCAGCGGACGTgagaagaaggagatgcagaaagagatcCTCTCCATCCTGGGTCTACCGGGGAGACCCAGACCCCATCCGCCGCTACGCCCGCCTTCCTCTGCACCGCTCTTCATGCTGGACCTGTACCACGCCATGTCGGCCGACGGGGAGGATGATGGGAATGAGATCATTGTGAACGGACCGGGCATGGGGAGGTTTGGAGGGGCTGAGAGGTTGAGTCAGGTCAGCTATGCGGCCCTGCCCACcctcagcacacacacacctccactGGGGACAGTGGTCAGTGAGGCCGACACGGTGATGAGCTTTGTCAACCTGG tGGAGCAGGAGCGAGACCTCCTGCAGCCTCGTCCATACTGGAAAGAGTTTCGTTTCGACTTGACTCCCCTTCCTCAGGGTGAGACGgtgacagcagcagagtttCGAATCTACAAAACTCTGACAGTGGGCCAGAGAGCCAACAGGACGCTGCACATCTCGGTCTACGAGATCCAACGAGAGAACAGACACAG AGAGCCTGAGCTGGTGCTGCTGGACATACAGTCTGTTCCAGCAGGCCAGGAGGGTTGGCTGGCTTTTGATGTAACGTCAGCCTCCAATCACTGGCTCCTCCACCCACGCAGCAACATGGGCATCCGTCTCTATGTGGAGACAGAGGAGG ACCGCTCCCTGTCTGCAGGCTGGATCGGGTTGGTGGGACGCCGGGGTCCTCGCTCAAAACAGCCCTTCATGGTGACCTTCTTCAGGGAGAGCCAGATCCCGTGTCGACCGCCTCGAGCCGTCAAACCACATCCACGCAGGAAGAAACCAAAATATGATCTCCCTGTACCGAGCATCCACA aTCGGAGTCCTGCCAACAATGGAGGTCAGCCGTGTAAAAAACATGAACTCTACGTCAGCTTCAGTGACCTGGGATGGAAG GACTGGGTTTTGGCCCCAACTGGATACTCAGCGTATTACTGTGATGGAGAGTGTTTTTATCCTCTGGGATCCTGCATGAACGCAACAAACCACGCACTCATACAGCAAGTG GTCCACCTACTAAAGCCTGACGAGGTTCCCAAAGCGTGTTGTGCACCCACCAAGCTCAGCCCCATCTCCGTCCTTTTCTATGACGACAACAACAACGTGATCCTCAAGAAGCACAGAAACATGGTGGTGAAGACTTGTGGGTGTCTATGA